One Thioclava sp. ES.031 genomic window, CCCCGCTCTCATCGCGGATCAGCACGCCGCCGGGCACCGGGCAGGTCTTGCCGTCATAGATGCCGTTCACGGCGGCCATGAAATAGGCCTGCGCTTCGGCCCGCGCCATCTGCGCCTTGCCGCCCATGCCCAGCATCACCGCGCCGTAAGCCTTGGCGCGCGCGATCTCGAACCGGCCCGGCGCGGCGCCATCGGCGCGCGCGAAAGCCAGCGGGTGGCCGCCCGCATCCAGCACGATCGCCGAGAGCGGTTTCAGTTCGTCTTCCACACCTTGCGCGAGCGCGGTGTCGATCATCTTCTGCGCTTGTTCGAGCGTGATCATGCGCGTTCCTCCTTCACTTGCAGGCGGCGCTGATGCAGCACCGGTTCCGTATAACCCGAGGGCTGGACCGTACCCAGGAAGCACAGATCGCACGCCGCCTGGAAGGCGAAGCCGTCATAGCCGGGCGCCATCGGGCGGTAGTTCGGGTCGCCCTCGTTCTGGCGGTCGACGACCTTGGCCATCTTGCGCAGCGCCTCCATCACCTGACCCTCGCTGACCAGCCCATGTTCGAGCCAGTTCGCGATCGCCTGGCTGGAAATCCGGCAGGTCGCGCGGTCTTCCATCAGGCCGACGTCGTGGATGTCGGGCACCTTCGAGCAGCCCACCCCCTGATCGACCCAGCGCACGACATAGCCGAGGATGCCTTGCGCGTTATTCTCGATCTCGGTGCGGATTTCCTCTTCCGAGTAGTTCTTGCC contains:
- a CDS encoding heme-binding protein, whose product is MITLEQAQKMIDTALAQGVEDELKPLSAIVLDAGGHPLAFARADGAAPGRFEIARAKAYGAVMLGMGGKAQMARAEAQAYFMAAVNGIYDGKTCPVPGGVLIRDESGAVIGAMGVTGDTSDNDAKVAVAGIEAAGFTAED